The Labrus bergylta chromosome 15, fLabBer1.1, whole genome shotgun sequence genome includes a region encoding these proteins:
- the lratd1 gene encoding protein LRATD1 encodes MGNQLDRITHLNYSELPTGDPSGLEKDELRVGVAYFFSDEEEEVDDRTPSDCGFTKNHSPAEEGPFSVSEVEYSAFCAQECIFSKLRENEDLNVYSAKTLLTMCKPGDLLELVATAQAPHWAIYEQDDQVIHLHKGEIRKDSLLEISSGRHGRIVNNRYRYRPLPPDLVMQNAAGHLGLSSEEICWTNSESFAAWCRFGKREFKAGGEAHSAEQQYFLKVHLSSSGVHTLVFRSLEDMIRERRRVDASGILKELSLVNGGKE; translated from the coding sequence ATGGGAAATCAACTGGATCGGATCACCCACCTCAACTACAGCGAACTGCCCACGGGGGATCCGTCCGGGCTGGAGAAGGACGAGCTTCGGGTCGGCGTCGCCTATTTCTTCTctgacgaagaggaggaggtggacgaCCGCACTCCGTCCGACTGCGGCTTCACCAAGAACCATAGCCCGGCTGAGGAGGGACCCTTCTCGGTCAGCGAGGTGGAGTACTCCGCCTTCTGCGCCCAGGAATGCATCTTCTCCAAGCTGCGGGAGAACGAGGACTTGAATGTGTACTCGGCCAAAACTTTGCTGACTATGTGCAAACCAGGGGACCTGCTGGAGCTGGTGGCAACGGCGCAAGCCCCCCACTGGGCCATCTACGAGCAGGACGACCAGGTCATCCATCTGCACAAGGGCGAGATCCGCAAGGACAGCCTGCTTGAGATTAGCAGCGGCCGCCACGGTAGGATAGTGAACAATCGGTACCGGTACCGGCCGCTTCCTCCTGACCTAGTGATGCAGAACGCAGCGGGACACCTGGGTCTGAGCAGCGAGGAGATATGCTGGACCAACTCGGAAAGTTTCGCAGCCTGGTGCCGCTTTGGGAAAAGGGAGTTCAAAGCCGGGGGAGAGGCGCACTCGGCGGAGCAGCAGTATTTCCTCAAAGTGCATCTGTCCAGCAGCGGGGTGCACACTCTGGTCTTTCGCAGCCTTGAGGACATGATCCGGGAGAGGAGGCGAGTGGACGCCAGTGGAATTCTCAAAGAGCTGTCTTTGGTGAACGGGGGCAAGGAGTGA